In a genomic window of Shouchella clausii:
- a CDS encoding DegV family protein encodes MANIKIVTDSTCDIDKQEMERLGITVVPLSIEIGGKTYRDGVDITKKEFATLLTTGGALPKSSQPPVGVFMDVYQRLLAEGEEVQVLSLHMTEALSGTVQSAQMAAPEMDGRVTVVDSHFISTALSFQVKEAAEMAAAGETMERILAEIEQIRAKTSLYIAVDTLEYLAKGGRIGKGKALLGSLLKIKPIAALKEGTYTPVATKRTYKQVVEFFTEKFHLETAGKKIGAVGIAHIEAEQLGKKIVDSLKKVRADLSVSILETSPIISTHTGPGAIALMYYTR; translated from the coding sequence ATGGCAAACATAAAAATTGTCACTGACTCTACTTGTGATATAGATAAACAAGAAATGGAACGGCTCGGCATCACAGTTGTCCCGCTTTCCATCGAAATTGGCGGAAAAACATATCGGGACGGCGTCGATATAACCAAAAAGGAATTTGCCACACTCCTTACCACCGGCGGTGCCTTGCCGAAAAGCTCACAGCCGCCAGTCGGCGTATTTATGGATGTGTATCAGCGTCTGCTTGCGGAAGGAGAAGAAGTGCAAGTCCTGTCTCTTCATATGACCGAGGCGCTGAGCGGCACCGTACAATCTGCGCAAATGGCTGCACCAGAAATGGACGGACGCGTCACAGTAGTAGACTCGCATTTCATCTCCACTGCCCTATCTTTTCAAGTGAAAGAAGCAGCAGAAATGGCGGCTGCTGGGGAAACAATGGAACGCATTTTAGCGGAAATTGAACAAATTCGCGCAAAGACGTCTTTATATATTGCCGTCGATACGCTGGAATACTTGGCGAAAGGCGGCCGGATCGGCAAAGGAAAAGCATTGCTAGGTTCGTTGCTCAAAATAAAGCCAATTGCCGCTCTGAAAGAAGGCACGTACACACCTGTTGCGACCAAACGGACTTACAAGCAAGTAGTCGAGTTTTTTACAGAAAAATTCCATCTAGAGACGGCTGGCAAAAAAATTGGCGCTGTCGGCATTGCCCATATTGAAGCCGAGCAGCTTGGCAAAAAAATCGTTGATAGCCTGAAAAAGGTCCGCGCCGACCTGTCTGTGTCGATTCTCGAAACCTCTCCGATTATTAGCACGCATACGGGTCCAGGGGCGATCGCGTTAATGTACTATACACGTTAG
- a CDS encoding YdcF family protein, which produces MKISQLDPATLTDEQLTKLLYGYKKDDGKSGDCIFVPGSSRAVEYRVPKAVDLYKQGRARKLLFSGGVSWDETKTPEAVLMKAKALSLGIAAKDILVEDRSLHTKENVLASLLVLDRAIDLHRIKRLLLVTASYHMPRVYLMMRTYMPSWIEYSLCPVDDYTTTAENWHLSPFGRKRVETEARKLISYVQQGIIKEYPLIW; this is translated from the coding sequence ATGAAAATCTCGCAACTCGATCCGGCTACCCTTACTGACGAGCAGTTAACGAAGCTTCTTTACGGTTACAAAAAAGATGATGGCAAAAGCGGTGACTGCATTTTCGTCCCTGGCAGCAGCAGAGCGGTCGAGTACCGTGTGCCTAAAGCCGTTGACCTTTATAAACAGGGCCGGGCAAGGAAACTATTGTTTTCTGGCGGTGTCTCTTGGGACGAGACCAAAACGCCAGAAGCCGTACTGATGAAAGCAAAAGCATTGTCACTTGGCATTGCAGCCAAAGATATTCTTGTGGAAGACCGCTCGCTCCACACGAAAGAAAACGTGCTCGCCTCCTTGCTTGTGCTCGACCGGGCTATTGACTTGCACCGAATCAAGCGGCTGCTCCTTGTTACCGCTTCTTACCATATGCCACGTGTCTATTTGATGATGCGGACATACATGCCAAGCTGGATCGAATATTCTCTTTGTCCAGTCGACGATTACACCACAACTGCTGAAAACTGGCACCTCTCTCCTTTTGGGAGAAAACGGGTGGAAACAGAAGCGCGGAAACTGATTTCGTATGTGCAACAGGGCATTATTAAAGAATATCCCCTTATATGGTGA
- a CDS encoding PadR family transcriptional regulator: MAIRSQLLKGVLPACILAVIDRQPVYGYELAQKLEESGLPEISDGTIYPILLRLQKQKLVYSEMRPSESGGPKRKYYFLTAEGKNELLQMRAEWGAIANPVSTMLKEDQANV, from the coding sequence ATGGCAATAAGAAGCCAGCTGCTTAAAGGAGTATTGCCAGCATGCATACTAGCAGTGATTGACAGGCAGCCCGTTTACGGTTACGAACTCGCGCAAAAACTTGAGGAAAGCGGCTTGCCAGAAATTAGCGACGGTACGATCTATCCGATCCTTTTGCGTCTACAAAAACAGAAGCTGGTTTACAGCGAAATGAGGCCATCTGAAAGTGGCGGCCCGAAACGCAAATATTATTTTTTGACAGCTGAAGGAAAAAACGAATTATTGCAAATGCGGGCGGAGTGGGGAGCAATTGCCAATCCTGTGTCAACAATGTTAAAGGAGGACCAAGCAAATGTTTAA
- a CDS encoding DUF1129 family protein yields MFKNNRKEIKALIEENNRLRQRLTPDNLKLYEDMMLYIRTDLRLAEYESEQILMEMLHHIVDSQKDGKTAKDVFGGNPKDYAEELIAELPREKKRNVAQFIIAQVVVLIGIVCLVEGLGKLVLPLFGLKGPVVITGNLMVTLLMGIIGTGVAVYWIFKQIRKDLFTEGTNSKKQYIKTGLIGAVAFMAMVGIVYLLPDWGIPLTFAWWTYVLIGMFLLIIGKRLQAA; encoded by the coding sequence ATGTTTAAAAACAATCGAAAGGAAATAAAGGCGTTAATTGAAGAAAACAACCGTTTGCGCCAGCGACTCACACCAGACAACTTAAAATTGTACGAAGATATGATGCTTTATATTCGCACAGACTTGCGGCTTGCAGAGTATGAAAGTGAACAGATTTTGATGGAAATGTTGCATCATATTGTAGACAGCCAAAAGGATGGAAAAACGGCGAAGGATGTATTTGGCGGCAACCCGAAGGACTACGCAGAAGAATTAATTGCAGAACTGCCGCGAGAAAAGAAACGGAATGTCGCCCAATTTATCATTGCCCAAGTAGTTGTCCTGATCGGCATTGTTTGTTTGGTGGAAGGGCTTGGCAAGTTGGTTTTGCCTTTATTCGGGCTAAAAGGGCCTGTTGTTATAACAGGAAATTTAATGGTTACGTTACTAATGGGCATTATCGGAACGGGCGTGGCTGTATATTGGATTTTTAAGCAAATAAGGAAAGACCTCTTTACTGAAGGGACCAACTCAAAGAAGCAATATATCAAAACGGGTTTGATCGGTGCTGTTGCCTTTATGGCCATGGTAGGCATTGTTTATCTGTTGCCAGATTGGGGCATCCCTCTTACTTTTGCTTGGTGGACATATGTACTAATCGGCATGTTTTTGCTCATTATTGGAAAACGTCTGCAAGCTGCTTGA
- a CDS encoding MFS transporter, with amino-acid sequence MRTVYFILALILASLNMRPAITSVAPLLDTIQQQLGMSGLASSLLTTLPVLCMGIFAPFAAKISQKIGLEKAIFLSLLLLTAATAVRGITGSVIVLIGTAFLAGVGIGIAGPLLSGFIKQYFPTRPGLVSIYSVSMAAGAGIAAGLSVPIYNSAGHNWGVALASWAVLGVAALTFWIKLALQKRTEVTAAKARLPLKNKRAILVTLFFALMSSMFYSVTAWIAPIVQDMGYSKSTAAAMLTVFTFIQIPTSMVLPTFVAKFGRLTTVLVGCSMLELAGIGVLLAGFHPLPAAILLGIGAGGLFPLALMLPIVETDSPQEASAWSAMNQGGGYILAAIGPLAVGAIFDTFGSFYPALLAMAGVVVAMAAVQLLLKKHGRAIE; translated from the coding sequence ATGCGAACCGTTTATTTCATTTTAGCGCTCATTTTAGCGTCTCTTAATATGCGACCTGCGATTACATCGGTTGCTCCATTGCTAGATACGATTCAGCAGCAACTAGGAATGAGTGGGCTTGCGTCAAGCTTGTTGACGACACTACCTGTGCTGTGCATGGGTATCTTTGCCCCTTTTGCAGCGAAGATTAGTCAAAAGATTGGCTTGGAAAAAGCGATTTTTCTTTCTCTGTTGCTTTTAACTGCGGCCACCGCCGTACGGGGGATCACAGGTTCAGTCATCGTCTTGATTGGAACAGCTTTTTTGGCAGGAGTCGGCATCGGCATTGCCGGCCCGCTCTTGTCTGGTTTTATTAAACAGTATTTCCCGACGCGGCCAGGGCTTGTCAGTATTTACTCCGTCTCGATGGCAGCAGGTGCGGGAATAGCTGCTGGGTTGTCCGTACCGATATACAACAGCGCTGGTCATAATTGGGGAGTCGCTCTTGCTAGTTGGGCCGTTCTTGGTGTTGCTGCTTTAACGTTTTGGATCAAATTGGCGCTGCAAAAACGGACAGAAGTAACGGCAGCGAAAGCGAGATTGCCATTAAAAAACAAACGGGCGATTTTAGTGACATTGTTTTTCGCGTTAATGTCCAGCATGTTTTACTCAGTAACGGCTTGGATTGCGCCAATTGTCCAAGATATGGGTTATAGCAAATCGACTGCTGCAGCGATGCTCACTGTGTTTACATTTATTCAAATTCCGACTTCAATGGTGTTGCCGACATTCGTTGCTAAATTTGGCCGTTTGACAACGGTGCTAGTTGGCTGCAGCATGCTCGAATTAGCTGGCATCGGCGTTTTGTTAGCTGGGTTTCATCCCCTCCCTGCTGCCATTTTACTTGGCATTGGCGCCGGTGGGCTGTTCCCTCTCGCTTTAATGCTGCCGATTGTTGAAACAGACAGCCCGCAAGAAGCGAGTGCATGGTCCGCCATGAATCAAGGAGGCGGCTACATTCTTGCTGCGATCGGCCCCCTTGCGGTTGGTGCCATTTTCGATACGTTTGGCAGCTTTTACCCTGCCTTGCTTGCAATGGCGGGTGTTGTAGTGGCCATGGCAGCGGTACAGCTGCTCTTAAAAAAGCATGGCCGGGCGATTGAGTAA
- a CDS encoding YncE family protein codes for MNWKAVMLVASFCFLFAGCDQKSLPLPDGNEPYAVVTHLKEPALAFLESGHKRPVRIEKIDEPWSQMVSIDSGRMVALAQTGTKLLAIDTNSGAVDELAQFDEALTAVTALPGRDAVAVADTENSEVKLVSVEHGDVMEAFALDGSPSELLADESGLLFVLCTDKSNVFVFNLETMEQVNSFPVSERPAGLFFDGELLWTGGHGPTGDLNSAIRGYEVVSGEMKVEIEVGLMPIAMTGSREENDFYVVSHGDHHVYKVNRATQTVVAKAEVGQNPNYIYLFGNELLVSNFDSDTLSVLQKDPFELTDEVSVGAGPYAISVAPGREEDGS; via the coding sequence GTGAACTGGAAGGCAGTGATGCTAGTGGCCTCGTTCTGTTTTTTGTTTGCCGGATGCGATCAGAAGTCGCTTCCGCTGCCTGATGGAAATGAACCATATGCGGTTGTCACCCATTTAAAAGAACCTGCTCTTGCATTTCTAGAGAGCGGTCATAAACGGCCAGTAAGGATTGAGAAAATAGACGAGCCTTGGAGTCAAATGGTCAGTATCGATTCTGGACGCATGGTCGCTTTAGCGCAAACAGGAACAAAGCTTTTGGCCATTGACACTAACAGCGGCGCCGTTGACGAACTTGCCCAGTTTGATGAAGCCCTGACTGCAGTGACAGCGCTTCCTGGCCGTGACGCTGTAGCGGTTGCTGATACGGAGAACAGTGAAGTCAAGTTGGTCAGTGTAGAACATGGCGATGTAATGGAGGCGTTTGCACTAGATGGTTCGCCATCGGAGCTTTTGGCTGATGAAAGTGGACTGCTTTTTGTCCTTTGTACAGACAAAAGCAACGTTTTTGTATTTAATTTGGAGACAATGGAACAAGTCAATTCTTTTCCAGTCAGCGAACGTCCGGCAGGGCTTTTTTTTGATGGCGAATTGCTATGGACTGGTGGGCACGGCCCCACAGGCGACTTAAATAGCGCGATTCGCGGTTATGAAGTGGTATCAGGCGAGATGAAGGTTGAGATTGAAGTTGGCTTGATGCCGATCGCAATGACAGGCAGTCGTGAGGAAAACGATTTTTATGTGGTCTCTCATGGCGACCACCACGTCTATAAAGTAAACCGTGCTACGCAAACGGTCGTTGCCAAAGCAGAAGTCGGGCAGAATCCTAATTATATTTATTTATTTGGAAACGAGTTGCTCGTAAGCAATTTTGACAGCGACACATTATCCGTATTGCAGAAGGACCCTTTTGAGTTGACGGATGAGGTGTCTGTCGGGGCAGGGCCCTATGCGATTTCCGTTGCCCCAGGGAGGGAAGAAGATGGGAGCTAA
- a CDS encoding response regulator transcription factor has product MGAKTVLVVDDEPELLELVVTYLRKESYRALTADNGADALKRIEQEAIDLVILDVMMEGMDGFHVCERIRQRHSLPVIMLTARGNEADKVRGLKTGADDYMVKPFSPKELMARVEAALRRANMDKIRGRRLVFGELELDKDGRSVTVAGTLISLTRREYELLLFLAENAGRAFSREHLFERVWTDTAASSLRTVDTHIKTLRLKLNGAGRFIETVWGVGYKFGGSE; this is encoded by the coding sequence ATGGGAGCTAAAACAGTGCTAGTCGTTGACGATGAGCCTGAGCTGCTTGAGCTTGTAGTTACCTATTTACGAAAAGAGTCTTACCGGGCGCTGACAGCTGATAATGGCGCCGACGCTCTTAAGCGGATTGAACAGGAAGCGATCGATTTGGTCATTCTTGATGTCATGATGGAAGGGATGGATGGCTTTCACGTTTGTGAGCGTATTCGGCAAAGGCATTCACTCCCTGTGATTATGCTGACAGCACGAGGCAATGAAGCTGATAAAGTCCGTGGCCTTAAAACCGGTGCCGATGACTATATGGTTAAACCATTTAGCCCAAAGGAATTAATGGCCCGTGTAGAGGCAGCATTGCGCCGCGCGAATATGGACAAAATCCGTGGCAGACGTCTCGTTTTTGGAGAACTTGAACTTGATAAAGACGGCCGGTCTGTAACCGTTGCTGGAACGCTTATTAGCTTGACAAGGCGGGAATACGAATTGTTGCTGTTTTTAGCTGAAAACGCGGGCCGTGCCTTTTCACGGGAGCATTTATTTGAGCGAGTATGGACAGATACAGCTGCTAGTTCGTTGCGGACGGTCGATACGCATATTAAAACGTTGCGCTTAAAGCTTAATGGGGCAGGCCGTTTTATCGAAACCGTTTGGGGCGTCGGTTATAAATTTGGAGGAAGCGAATGA